A stretch of DNA from Anopheles nili chromosome 2, idAnoNiliSN_F5_01, whole genome shotgun sequence:
TTCGCTTTACGGTTCCCAAAATACATCGAACTGTGTTGTGGAATTCGCTACTTGGTAGGTACCCTTGAATTCAGCACTGCTAAGAACGTTATTATACATGTTTTTCATTCGTATTTTCAGGTGTCACACCAGTGTACGACAAATCTCGAGAATATGTGATGGAACAGCGAGTTGCCGTGTACAATGATTTGCTAAAAGCACTGAAAACTATGCGCATAGTGGACGACAATACTCCAACGTCTAGAGTTCTTTATGCGATGTGGCtgttggagaaaaaacaaTTGTACCTAGGCAGAGACATCAATGTGGGTATAATGTACTTGCGTAAACGAAACTAActgattgaatgaaaaatttattttttcaaattccaGCAAGAAAGCCATTTTTGCAATATAACCAAAGTATTGCTGGAAATATTCGACAATGATATAGAGACGTACTGGATGGCAAAAAGCCTGTACGACTACTCTGAAGAAGTATCTTTAGAGATGGGCAAACTATCCGATTTAACTTACACAATCCTGGAAAAAGAAGATAACGGATTGTACATCCATTTGAAGTCCTGTGATATGCTTCACGCACTCCCATTGACTGAGTGGTACAGATCGTTCTTTGCTGGTGTGTTATCGGAACCGGCATTAATTCGTATATGGGACAAGATATGCGGCGGGGCAATAAAAATTGTCGTTTTTGTTATGATTGAAACCTTACGTATACTCCGCCGCCGTGTACTAAGGTGTATGGATCAAAAGAGTCTCTTCGAGTGCATCGACAGTGTAAGTTGAAATCCCCCCGATGAGATTTCAGAAGGAAATAAGTACACTTTCCAATGTTCTTTTCATACAGATAAAAAACGATCAAGAAACAGCCGACATGATCGTCAACGCGGCTATCGAACTGTGGCAGCAAAACAAGGGACATGAATTTATTCCGCAGATGAGAATGAAGTCATTATATTAATGCCCCAATACGAAGAAAAGTTCTCAAAACATTGGAAAAATTGTTCGAATTCAAGcattatgatttattattaaaattaatttgttttgttcaaagtAAGCCTTGTACTTTTGTATAAAGATATACGTAAAATGCGATTACTATTCAAACTTTTTGACTATTCATTTGCTCCCGATGCATCTGGTCCATTTCGACCTGCTTGACGCGTGTGTAGAATGCGGAACCAAGCAGAACGACAACGTTCGACGTCCACCAGAGGAATGATTTGGTTTCTTGATACCACGATGTGGCAATGATGGTTTGCGCGCATGCCTTAGCCGTTCCTGAAATGTTATGCGTTAACGGCGAAGTCACCTTTATCTGCAACGTGGTCACGAACCCAATAGCGAAACCACAAACTCCCCCAATAGTCATGACGCCCCAAAACCATGGGGCTGACAGATTCTGGTAATTTAGCACCTCTCTTACTTCACCGTTTATGATCATAAGCGGAATGAAAAGCACCGCGGAGTAGACGTTGTTGTAGTAGCTAAGCAACCATACCTCCTGGTTCACGTGTTGTAAGGTGCGTTTGGTGTATATAGAGTACAATGAGAGACTTAACGACCCTAGGACGCCGAATATTGTACCGATAAGGGAAAATGACTCGGTAAGACTTTCTTGATCAACGCCAATCCAAAAACCAACTACAATCAATACACAGCATAGGATCGCCTTTTGGCTCGTCTTTTGCCCCAGCAAAGCGTACGTTAACATTACGTTAAACACTGTTGTCAGTGATCTGCCAACGTAGTAAAAAGCCACACCGACGTATTTTAGGCACAGGTTGTTCGTTGCTATCATTGCCGTAAAAAGAATTGACAACGGAACTACCTTGCGGAATGTGTCCTTATCAAACGGGTTTCCTTCGGGAAAGCTGAAGGTGCGTGGAAACCGCTTGCCCAAGACGCTCATCGTGAAACATATTGACGATGAAGTTAACACTTGGAACCACGTCACGAACAAGGGGGCATCGAGTTTGAGTCCGCTCAGAAGTGCTTTATTCACAAAAACTGTTAGAATAGATATAATCCTAGAATGAAAAAATCGAGAACAAATACCATAAAACTTCTTATCTGATCGTGCATGGTTACTCCTGATATAAACTCACCAGTATGCAGCTACAACCACGGCAATTCGAATATATttggtaaataaattttccttttccaatgGTTGATACATggtgtttgatgtttgttgTCACTAGACAGCAACTAGCATGGTTTCGACAAACTATTTTGTGATGACCCTTTTCAATAGGATACCGATAGTTACTTATATTAGGGATCAATAATTTAATATctctttttattcttcttttcgcGAAGAAGAATGCTTTTATGCTAAAATACCATAGGTGATTATTTAAATCACCTTCAATGATAGCACTTCGTAGTAGGTTTACGGTTTTACGTAGGTGAATCACTACGCCTGgctggggtttgttttgtttacaaatAACCTTTGACAGCAACCACCTTCGGAGTTTCCGTCAAAATGCCGGCTTTTAGCTAAACAGACAGGCTTTTATCTCTAGGAAGGCGTGGAATTGTAgcatttattaaatttcgcGATTTTCTGTGGATCCAGTCAATATGTCCATCCAACTAGGCAAACTATGCTCTCGAATTGCGGAGCAACACTTTGGAGAGGTGGTACGAACCGTAGtggatgatttgtttgcgtCGATCGCCAAACCACTTTCACAAATAATACGCTCTACAGGGTTAACTAAGTCAGAGGTATGTTAGATGTAAAAAAAGTTATCAGTAGGTTTGCAATAGTTACACTTCTCCTTTCAGGTATGTAAATCGTTGGCTATTTTGATCAAGTTTGGTATGGTCGGATTCAATATGAACAAAGCACAAACAGCTTACGAGTATCGATTATACTATGATCGCATAGTTATGGTGCTGCGTTACCCTCGGTACGTACATttgattcaaacaaaatttggcCATGAATCTGCTGTGCTGATGGAAGAACTGCTGCGGTCGGGTGCCCAATCAGCTTCACAAATTATCATCAAGTCGATGTCGAACGTAGATAATAAGGATCGCAACACGTTGGCTTTCCTCCGTGATACATTTGCAGCACTTATTCAAGAACACTACATCATCCGTGCCCCGGAACCCAAAGCGAGCGATGGAAATGTCGAGTTTATGGAACTATGCTATGATGTTGCCAACCCGTTCGTTATGCCCGAATTAGATTTGCGAATCTTAAATGACATGCACGCTGGGAAGCCAGTCAAGGCTCCAGATGAGGATGTTCACTGGCTTGTAAACGTGGAACAATTTCATATTGATTTTCGCAACGCAATAATGATCACGGCGATTGAGCGATTGATCGACAGCAATGCAGGCGAGTGCATGAAATATTTACTCCAGCTGATGCAGGAACGCACCAATCCTTGGGAGGCGGTTTCAAACCCGATTGCGCTAGTTGATTTGAGGCAAAGATGTGAGAAGAAGTCTACAAATGTGGAAATGCTACGCTATCTTGATCAGTACATCTCAGTGATGGAATCTAACGAGTACGTATCAAAGTTCGATACCAAGGGTGGCGGCCAGTATACGGTGAATGTAAAGAAAATATTCGAGCAACTTACCTGGGCGTGCATCGAAAATGTCATTGTGGAAAAGTACGGATCCAAGGCGGCCCGAATATTTCGAGTAATTCGCATGAAAAAGTACGTCGAGCAGGAGGATATTCAGAAGGAAGCCATGGTACCAGCAAAAGAGGCGAAACAACTAACCTATAAGCTGCTTGAAGAGAACTTTCTCCAAATTCAAACGTTCCGTAAGCCGGGTGGTGGTAATGCCGGTGCTCCGAAATCATTCTTCCTCTTTTACATCAATCAGGCGCAAATCGTGGCGATGTTATTGGAATTGAGTTACAAGGCGCTGTACAATTCGATTACACGCTTAACGCACGATAAGACTGTGAACAAGCGATTGATTGAGAAGAGTCAACGGTTGGACAGCATTGTTGAAACAATGAAGGAACGTGGAGAATCAGAAGCTTACATAAGTGAAATCCTGGAGACGCTAA
This window harbors:
- the LOC128723596 gene encoding TBC1 domain family member 7, with translation MADERNFRSTYYEKVGCRGVEERKSLEILLKEKPLNLTKLTQFCIRFTVPKIHRTVLWNSLLGVTPVYDKSREYVMEQRVAVYNDLLKALKTMRIVDDNTPTSRVLYAMWLLEKKQLYLGRDINQESHFCNITKVLLEIFDNDIETYWMAKSLYDYSEEVSLEMGKLSDLTYTILEKEDNGLYIHLKSCDMLHALPLTEWYRSFFAGVLSEPALIRIWDKICGGAIKIVVFVMIETLRILRRRVLRCMDQKSLFECIDSIKNDQETADMIVNAAIELWQQNKGHEFIPQMRMKSLY
- the LOC128730924 gene encoding GDP-fucose transporter 1; the encoded protein is MYQPLEKENLFTKYIRIAVVVAAYWIISILTVFVNKALLSGLKLDAPLFVTWFQVLTSSSICFTMSVLGKRFPRTFSFPEGNPFDKDTFRKVVPLSILFTAMIATNNLCLKYVGVAFYYVGRSLTTVFNVMLTYALLGQKTSQKAILCCVLIVVGFWIGVDQESLTESFSLIGTIFGVLGSLSLSLYSIYTKRTLQHVNQEVWLLSYYNNVYSAVLFIPLMIINGEVREVLNYQNLSAPWFWGVMTIGGVCGFAIGFVTTLQIKVTSPLTHNISGTAKACAQTIIATSWYQETKSFLWWTSNVVVLLGSAFYTRVKQVEMDQMHREQMNSQKV
- the LOC128730923 gene encoding DNA-directed RNA polymerase III subunit RPC3, producing MSIQLGKLCSRIAEQHFGEVVRTVVDDLFASIAKPLSQIIRSTGLTKSEVCKSLAILIKFGMVGFNMNKAQTAYEYRLYYDRIVMVLRYPRYVHLIQTKFGHESAVLMEELLRSGAQSASQIIIKSMSNVDNKDRNTLAFLRDTFAALIQEHYIIRAPEPKASDGNVEFMELCYDVANPFVMPELDLRILNDMHAGKPVKAPDEDVHWLVNVEQFHIDFRNAIMITAIERLIDSNAGECMKYLLQLMQERTNPWEAVSNPIALVDLRQRCEKKSTNVEMLRYLDQYISVMESNEYVSKFDTKGGGQYTVNVKKIFEQLTWACIENVIVEKYGSKAARIFRVIRMKKYVEQEDIQKEAMVPAKEAKQLTYKLLEENFLQIQTFRKPGGGNAGAPKSFFLFYINQAQIVAMLLELSYKALYNSITRLTHDKTVNKRLIEKSQRLDSIVETMKERGESEAYISEILETLTPPEQEILAKVKLRVKSLYSAEIGIDETIFMLKLYQEYQNK